One window of Sphingobacteriales bacterium genomic DNA carries:
- a CDS encoding DUF559 domain-containing protein — translation MLKLYGSIHQIKEQYQYDVARTVELEQLGFKVIRFTNEAVIEDTKAVFESIKQTVQNRLLLTP, via the coding sequence TTGTTGAAATTGTACGGTTCTATCCACCAAATTAAAGAACAGTACCAATACGATGTTGCTCGTACTGTAGAACTGGAACAACTCGGATTTAAAGTCATACGTTTTACAAATGAAGCTGTTATTGAAGATACAAAAGCAGTGTTTGAATCAATAAAACAGACTGTACAAAACCGTTTATTGTTGACCCCTTAA
- a CDS encoding DUF559 domain-containing protein produces the protein MLPENKPDNQFANALPWLFQYAKTLRTNPTPAEAMLWQYLYKNQCCGFKFRRRHPLLYYIPIFIAIRQV, from the coding sequence ATGTTACCCGAAAACAAACCTGATAACCAATTTGCAAATGCCCTACCATGGTTGTTTCAATATGCAAAAACACTACGTACAAACCCTACTCCTGCAGAAGCGATGCTTTGGCAGTACTTATACAAAAACCAATGTTGTGGGTTCAAATTCAGAAGACGACACCCCCTTTTGTATTACATACCGATTTTTATTGCCATCAGGCAGGTTTAG
- a CDS encoding DUF4304 domain-containing protein, which produces MEKKELASILSEILLQIGFKKKGYYWVVNSAEIVKIINLQKSQFSNNFYINYGYILKSIPLEDKMHIYKRVASTDVNVNVKIKELLYIENNIFKEDRARDLKRVLVENLIENINSVNTEADILEELKKKPHLNDIPLIVKRHFHLPE; this is translated from the coding sequence ATGGAAAAAAAAGAATTAGCAAGTATTTTGAGTGAAATACTTCTTCAGATTGGGTTTAAGAAAAAAGGATATTATTGGGTTGTAAATAGTGCTGAAATTGTTAAAATTATAAACCTGCAAAAATCTCAATTTAGCAACAATTTTTACATAAATTACGGTTACATTTTAAAATCAATTCCGTTAGAAGATAAGATGCATATCTATAAAAGAGTTGCTTCTACAGATGTAAATGTGAATGTAAAAATAAAAGAGTTATTATATATTGAAAACAATATATTCAAAGAAGACAGAGCAAGAGATCTAAAAAGGGTTTTGGTTGAAAATTTGATTGAAAATATCAATTCAGTTAATACAGAAGCGGACATTTTAGAAGAATTGAAGAAGAAGCCGCATTTAAACGATATTCCTTTAATAGTTAAGCGACATTTTCATTTACCTGAATAA
- a CDS encoding RHS repeat-associated core domain-containing protein codes for MKVNYHNSPEAYYHEEGRINLLSGMNLRHEYSLRDHLGNTRITFTDSDNDGDPEILQQTNYYPFGLPIQELSTTFDGVGNNYQYNGIELIEDFGLHVNHAQFRTLDPQTGRWWQTDPMAELAPEWSPYRFSFNNPILNTDPLGLFETRKEAKAYRKEHEMSGKINKSWEDGKKVFSIESQTRIMQTGEDGSRETLNINTSTYRWSESGEVVTATEITPNSNTWQPFTGSSGAINQNYFFEGFAIPIPIGKLFGGSRLFKTGGNFADETVEVAAKGVTQVEQYALRAAEDGFYPVMKRGFANPQELTWLNKGDVWKFGITKNPLSRYSQSYLDNIGEFGVYYKTEFT; via the coding sequence ATGAAAGTGAATTACCACAACTCCCCCGAAGCCTACTACCACGAAGAAGGGCGCATCAACCTGCTGTCCGGCATGAACCTCCGCCACGAATACTCCCTGCGCGACCACTTGGGCAACACCCGCATCACCTTTACCGACTCCGACAACGACGGAGACCCCGAAATCCTGCAACAAACCAATTACTACCCCTTCGGCTTGCCCATTCAAGAATTATCCACTACCTTCGATGGGGTTGGGAATAACTACCAGTACAACGGCATTGAGCTAATAGAAGATTTCGGGCTTCACGTCAATCACGCACAGTTTAGAACCCTTGACCCTCAAACGGGGCGGTGGTGGCAGACAGACCCGATGGCAGAACTTGCTCCCGAATGGTCACCTTACAGGTTCTCCTTCAATAATCCGATACTCAATACAGACCCTTTAGGATTATTTGAAACCCGCAAGGAAGCGAAAGCATATCGCAAGGAACACGAAATGTCGGGCAAGATAAATAAGAGTTGGGAGGACGGCAAGAAAGTTTTCTCCATAGAATCGCAAACTCGGATAATGCAGACGGGAGAGGATGGTTCTAGGGAAACGCTAAACATAAATACCTCGACTTACAGATGGTCGGAAAGCGGGGAAGTAGTAACCGCAACGGAAATTACCCCAAATTCAAATACATGGCAACCCTTTACCGGGTCAAGCGGAGCTATAAATCAAAACTACTTTTTTGAAGGATTCGCTATTCCTATCCCAATAGGGAAATTGTTTGGCGGGTCAAGACTTTTCAAAACGGGTGGCAACTTTGCGGATGAAACTGTGGAGGTTGCCGCTAAGGGGGTAACACAAGTTGAGCAATACGCATTAAGAGCTGCCGAAGATGGTTTTTACCCCGTAATGAAAAGGGGATTTGCAAATCCACAAGAGTTAACTTGGTTAAATAAAGGAGATGTATGGAAGTTTGGAATTACCAAAAATCCACTTTCACGATATAGTCAAAGCTATTTAGACAATATCGGTGAGTTTGGAGTGTACTACAAGACTGAATTTACATGA
- a CDS encoding RHS repeat-associated core domain-containing protein, whose protein sequence is MVFKSCLTKQYIKRLIPPTFTNPAESMPPPEEPPTNCDKRDYIGAVEYDNNIAESYYHEEGRINLLPGMNERHEYSLRDHLGNTRICFTDSDDDGTAEILQQTNYYPFGLPIEELSETYDGVGNNYQYNGKELNDDFGLHWMDYGARWYNPQINRWGQVDPLAEKFYAWNGYNYTYNNPLKHTDPDGRKPWVCERNNRRGAMAR, encoded by the coding sequence ATGGTATTCAAGAGTTGTCTGACAAAACAATACATCAAACGCCTGATACCGCCCACGTTCACCAACCCTGCCGAAAGTATGCCACCACCGGAAGAACCTCCGACCAACTGCGACAAACGCGACTATATAGGGGCAGTAGAATACGACAACAATATAGCAGAATCTTACTATCACGAAGAAGGACGCATCAACTTGCTACCGGGCATGAACGAACGCCACGAATACTCCCTGCGCGACCACTTAGGCAACACCCGCATCTGTTTCACCGACTCCGACGACGACGGAACGGCCGAAATCCTGCAACAAACCAATTACTACCCCTTCGGCCTGCCCATAGAAGAACTATCCGAAACTTATGATGGGGTTGGGAATAATTATCAGTACAACGGCAAAGAACTGAACGACGATTTCGGTCTGCACTGGATGGACTACGGGGCAAGGTGGTATAACCCGCAAATCAACAGGTGGGGGCAGGTGGATCCTTTGGCGGAGAAGTTTTATGCTTGGAACGGGTATAATTACACATATAACAACCCCCTGAAACATACAGACCCCGATGGTAGAAAGCCTTGGGTATGTGAACGAAATAACAGGAGAGGCGCAATGGCGAGATGA